A window of the Sabethes cyaneus chromosome 1, idSabCyanKW18_F2, whole genome shotgun sequence genome harbors these coding sequences:
- the LOC128732952 gene encoding serine/threonine-protein kinase greatwall: MEEHHTPKKKSHTMENDPIFKTLEKLTAPASNSPKVPSIKDFCILKPISRGAFGKVFLGYKNNDQNKLFAIKVMRKSEMINKNMISQVITERNALALSRSPFCVTLFYSLQSISSVFLVMEYMVGGDLKSLLAMYGFFEESAARFYAAEICLALQYLHKHGIVHRDIKPDNMLISANGHVKLTDFGLSRIEMSRDLEISDLINCSPNLNARTPGQLLSLTSHLSFGSHEKRQREQVDKEQLQRSSENESECSFSNSRQNDSKMSGVSPFFSAEQNASMIESVRGTHESFSDRASDVTSSYYTCSSSIESNGSRKEDKSISNKENFETNNKRANPKKIGKEMKDSFEFLAAPGQRFKTAISNDSGVSSRKSDISNIPAELSSIEKVECSNNSNKDDYSSSDFSRSYSMSNINEFSNSRHDGHSPIKNGMRCFKRPEYFRGIKRKRHLVSRVDSLTSDPDGSTTSTGLTQEIDVMDIGSSTPKKRKATSPIKGVLKVRSLSDDEMPVNVNLGNVMFSTPVSSQKIRREAGPLEKLKSTRFALPSSVDKSHKAQAFLKITDESVMSPICTGISLSTNVEDTPKTVKTPYRTPKSVRRAPLGSDERILGTPDYLAPELLLQQGHGPAVDWWSLGVCLYEFMTGVPPFNDETPQKVFENILSRNIEWPQDEESLSNEAVETIEQLLEMDPLKRPQADHMMVMPFFETIEWDNLEATSPPFIPNPDDPQDTGYFEARNVMQHLKLSNFDMESY, translated from the exons ATGGAGGAACATCATACTCCTAAGAAAAAGTCTCACACCATGGAAAACGATCCCATCTTCAAAACTTTAGAGAAACTCACTGCACCAGCGAGCAACAGTCCAAAG GTACCTAGCATTAAAGATTTCTGTATCCTAAAACCTATAAGCCGTGGTGCATTCGGAAAGGTATTTCTGGGCTACAAAAATAATGACCAAAACAAGCTGTTTGCCATTAAG GTTATGCGAAAATCAGAGATGATCAACAAAAACATGATTTCTCAAGTCATAACGGAACGCAATGCTTTGGCACTTTCCCGTAGCCCATTTTGTGTAACATTGTTTTACTCGCTACAGTCGATATCGTCTGTGTTCCTCGTCATGGAATATATGGTGGGCGGCGATTTAAAATCTCTGCTGGCTATGTACGGATTTTTCGAGGAATCTGCAGCCCGTTTTTATGCGGCCGAGATTTGCTTAGCACTCCAGTACTTGCACAAACACGGCATCGTGCATCGTGACATCAAACCGGACAATATGCTCATCTCGGCTAACGGGCATGTAAAATTGACGGACTTTGGTCTCAGTCGTATCGAGATGAGTCGCGATTTGGAAATTTCGGATCTGATAAATTGTTCGCCGAATTTAAACGCTAGAACACCAGGGCAATTGCTCTCACTTACATCGCATCTGTCGTTCGGATCGCACGAAAAGCGTCAGCGGGAGCAAGTCGATAAGGAACAATTGCAGCGATCATCCGAGAATGAATCGGAATGTTCGTTTTCAAACTCACGACAGAACGACAGCAAAATGTCCGGTGTAAGTCCTTTCTTTTCAGCGGAGCAGAACGCCAGCATGATTGAGAGTGTGAGGGGTACCCACGAATCATTTAGTGACCGAGCGTCGGACGTGACTTCATCGTACTACACATGCAGCTCTAGTATTGAGAGTAATGGTAGCAGGAAAGAGGACAAATCCATTAGCAACAAAGAGAATTTCGAAACCAACAATAAACGGGCAAATCCAAAAAAGATTGGTAAGGAAATGAAGGATTCGTTTGAGTTTTTAGCG GCTCCTGGTCAAAGATTTAAAACTGCTATTAGTAACGATTCGGGCGTTTCAAGTCGCAAGAGCGATATATCAAATATTCCTGCTGAATTATCGTCAATTGAGAAGGTAGAATGTTCCAACAATAGTAACAAAGATGACTATTCGAGTTCCGATTTTTCACGTAG TtacagcatgagcaacattaaTGAATTCAGCAATTCAAGACACGATGGCCATTCGCCTATCAAAAACGGTATGCGCTGTTTCAAAAGACCAGAATATTTCAG AGGAATTAAACGAAAGCGGCATCTGGTCAGCCGGGTTGATTCACTAACATCTGACCCTGATGGCAGCACGACCAGCACTGGTCTGACGCAGGAAATTGACGTAATGGACATCGGGAGCAGCACGCCTAAGAAGCGAAAAGCCACATCACCGATTAAAGGTGTCCTGAAGGTGCGATCTCTATCGGACGACGAAATGCCAGTAAATGTGAATTTAGGGAATGTTATGTTCTCGACGCCGGTTTCTTCCCAAAAGATACGCCGGGAAGCCGGCCCGCTGGAAAAACTGAAAAGTACCCGGTTTGCGCTGCCGTCGTCGGTTGATAAGTCTCATAAGGCGCAGGCATTCCTAAAAATCACTGATGAATCCGTCATGTCTCCAATTTGCACTGGAATCTCCCTCTCGACCAATGTAGAAGACACACCTAAAACCGTAAAGACACCATACCGAACGCCGAAATCGGTAAGACGAGCACCACTCGGTTCGGACGAACGGATCCTAGGAACACCGGATTATCTCGCACCGGAGCTTCTTCTCCAACAAGGTCATGGTCCGGCAGTAGATTGGTGGTCACTGGGAGTATGTTTGTACGAGTTTATGACCGGTGTACCACCCTTCAACGACGAGACACCACAGAAAGTGTTCGAGAACATTCTTAGTCGAAATATCGAGTGGCCTCAAGACGAGGAATCACTCTCGAACGAGGCTGTTGAAACTATCGAGCAACTGCTAGAGATGGATCCACTGAAAAGACCACAAGCTGACCACATGATGGTAATGCCCTTTTTCGAAACGATTGAGTGGGACAACCTGGAAGCGACCAGTCCGCCGTTTATTCCGAATCCGGATGACCCACAGGATACGGGCTACTTCGAGGCTCGCAATGTGATGCAGCATTTGAAGCTGTCCAATTTCGATATGGAATCGTACTAG